The following are encoded together in the Triticum dicoccoides isolate Atlit2015 ecotype Zavitan chromosome 6B, WEW_v2.0, whole genome shotgun sequence genome:
- the LOC119324977 gene encoding haloacid dehalogenase-like hydrolase domain-containing protein 3 isoform X2: MSLLSRLRLVTVDVTGTLIAYRGQLGDYYCTAARSAGVACPGYARMHQAFKAAYADMATKQPCFGHASRMPDHRWWRTCVRDSFLRAGHEYDDATFEGIFGQIYAAFGSPAPYSVFPDARPFLRWLRGEGIMAGVVTNADCRYRDVVLPALGLNQGSEWDFGVFSGVAGVEKPDRRIYEMALEAAGGVAPEEALHIGDSMSKDYAPARAVGMHALVLDRFGTADAERWRRSGAVVLPDLVSAREWLTRDPPAAHGGTNNAGAEEWPF, from the exons ATGTCGCTGCTGTCGAGGCTGCGACTGGTCACCGTGGACGTGACGGGGACGCTGATCGCCTACAGAGGGCAGCTCGGCGACTACTACTGCACGGCGGCCAGGTCCGCCGGGGTGGCGTGCCCCGGCTACGCGCGCATGCACCAGGCCTTCAAGGCCGCCTACGCCGACATGGCGACCAAGCAGCCCTGCTTCGGCCACGCCTCCAGGATGCCCGACCATCGCTGGTGGAGGACGTGCGTCAGGGACTCCTTCCTCAGG GCAGGACACGAGTACGATGATGCCACATTTGAGGGGATCTTCGGGCAAATCTACGCCGCCTTCGGCTCCCCCGCCCCGTACTCGGTGTTCCCCGACGCGCGGCCCTTCCTCCGATGGCTGCGCGGCGAGGGGATCATGGCCGGGGTCGTCACCAACGCGGACTGCCGCTACAGGGACGTCGTCCTGCCCGCGCTGGGGCTGAACCAG GGGTCCGAGTGGGACTTCGGGGTGTTCTCGGGCGTCGCCGGCGTCGAGAAGCCCGACCGGCGGATCTACGAGATGGCGCTGGAGGCGGCCGGGGGCGTGGCGCCGGAGGAGGCGCTGCACATCGGCGACAGCATGAGCAAGGACTACGCGCCGGCGCGGGCCGTCGGGATGCACGCGCTGGTGCTGGACAGGTTCGGGACCGCCGACGCCGAGAGGTGGCGGCGGTCCGGCGCGGTGGTGCTCCCTGACCTCGTCTCTGCCCGGGAGTGGCTCACCCGGGATCCCCCTGCCGCGCATGGAGGAACCAACAACGCCGGCGCGGAGGAATGGCCATTCTGA
- the LOC119324977 gene encoding uncharacterized protein LOC119324977 isoform X1 has product MPPCVAGCHVAAVEAATGHRGRDGDADRLQRAARRLLLHGGQVRRGGVPRLRAHAPGLQGRLRRHGDQAALLRPRLQDARPSLVEDVRQGLLPQGKVKAGHEYDDATFEGIFGQIYAAFGSPAPYSVFPDARPFLRWLRGEGIMAGVVTNADCRYRDVVLPALGLNQGSEWDFGVFSGVAGVEKPDRRIYEMALEAAGGVAPEEALHIGDSMSKDYAPARAVGMHALVLDRFGTADAERWRRSGAVVLPDLVSAREWLTRDPPAAHGGTNNAGAEEWPF; this is encoded by the exons ATGCCTCCGTGCGTCGCCGGCTGCCATGTCGCTGCTGTCGAGGCTGCGACTGGTCACCGTGGACGTGACGGGGACGCTGATCGCCTACAGAGGGCAGCTCGGCGACTACTACTGCACGGCGGCCAGGTCCGCCGGGGTGGCGTGCCCCGGCTACGCGCGCATGCACCAGGCCTTCAAGGCCGCCTACGCCGACATGGCGACCAAGCAGCCCTGCTTCGGCCACGCCTCCAGGATGCCCGACCATCGCTGGTGGAGGACGTGCGTCAGGGACTCCTTCCTCAGGGTAAGGTGAAG GCAGGACACGAGTACGATGATGCCACATTTGAGGGGATCTTCGGGCAAATCTACGCCGCCTTCGGCTCCCCCGCCCCGTACTCGGTGTTCCCCGACGCGCGGCCCTTCCTCCGATGGCTGCGCGGCGAGGGGATCATGGCCGGGGTCGTCACCAACGCGGACTGCCGCTACAGGGACGTCGTCCTGCCCGCGCTGGGGCTGAACCAG GGGTCCGAGTGGGACTTCGGGGTGTTCTCGGGCGTCGCCGGCGTCGAGAAGCCCGACCGGCGGATCTACGAGATGGCGCTGGAGGCGGCCGGGGGCGTGGCGCCGGAGGAGGCGCTGCACATCGGCGACAGCATGAGCAAGGACTACGCGCCGGCGCGGGCCGTCGGGATGCACGCGCTGGTGCTGGACAGGTTCGGGACCGCCGACGCCGAGAGGTGGCGGCGGTCCGGCGCGGTGGTGCTCCCTGACCTCGTCTCTGCCCGGGAGTGGCTCACCCGGGATCCCCCTGCCGCGCATGGAGGAACCAACAACGCCGGCGCGGAGGAATGGCCATTCTGA